CCGCAAAATGGCGCCAACCTAAGTGGTTATGAGGTAGTGGATGTAACAGGCCAGCACATTTACCCGGGGCTGATACAGCCTAACTCCGCCCTGGGTTTGAACGAGGTGGAAAGCGTTCGCGCCACGATTGACTGGCGTGAGGTAGGAGAGATGAACCCGCACGTGCGCTCTGTCATCGCCTACAACACCGACTCCGACATCATCCCGACGGTGCGTGCCAATGGCGTGCTGATGACGCAGGTAACGCCGGTTGGCGGCACCATTTCCGGCTCTTCGTCTGTGGTGCAGCTGGATGCCTGGAACTGGGAAGACGCCATTGTGAAGGCGGATGAGGGCATTCACCTGAACTGGCCAAGCATGCTGATCGAGACCGGCAACAGCCGTACCGATGAGCGCCTGAAGCGCATGACTGAGGAGCGTGAGAAAACGATGCTGGAAATGGAGAAGCTTTTCCGCGATGCCGTAGTTTACAAGGCCGGCAAGCACAACAGCGAGAACCTTAAATTAGCTTCTATGACAGGCTTGTTCGATGGCTCCAGAAAACTGTACCTCCACGCCAACTATGGCAAAGAAATGATTGAAGGCATCAACTTTGCTAAAAAGCACGGCGTGAAGGATATTGTAGTGGTAGGAGCACGCGATGCCGTAGCGGTAGCGGACTTCCTGAAGGCAAACAAGGTGTCGGTGATCTATTCCGGCGTACACGCCCTGCCGTCCCGTGCCGAGGAGGATGTGGATATGCCGTACAAAACACCATACCTACTGCACAAGGCGGGTATC
Above is a window of Pontibacter akesuensis DNA encoding:
- a CDS encoding amidohydrolase family protein is translated as MKITIRYISAFVALLLAVPAMAQVPAPAPKQSKPVLLKGATLHVGNGQVVENAAVGFTNGKITYAGPQNGANLSGYEVVDVTGQHIYPGLIQPNSALGLNEVESVRATIDWREVGEMNPHVRSVIAYNTDSDIIPTVRANGVLMTQVTPVGGTISGSSSVVQLDAWNWEDAIVKADEGIHLNWPSMLIETGNSRTDERLKRMTEEREKTMLEMEKLFRDAVVYKAGKHNSENLKLASMTGLFDGSRKLYLHANYGKEMIEGINFAKKHGVKDIVVVGARDAVAVADFLKANKVSVIYSGVHALPSRAEEDVDMPYKTPYLLHKAGIPFALDYDLAIHGIRNLPFIAGTAAAYGLDKEQALAAVTLNTAKILGVDKQVGSIEVGKDATLVVSAGDLLDMRTNNVTHAYIQGRNVDLNDKQKILYKKFEDKYKAQQQAPTSATSSAGN